In Candidatus Thorarchaeota archaeon, the genomic window AACGAGCAGGCATAGACCCGGAGAAAGATCTCGACATGGTCATCTGGGCAGGAGAAGTGTATGCAGAACACCCTATGCAAACGTATGGAATAAAATTCCAAGGAGATATTGGAGCTAAGAAGGCTTGGGCCTTCGACATTAACCAGCGTTGTGGTACCATAATCGTTGCTATGATGGTCGCTAAATCTATGATGAGAACTCATGGCTATGAACGCGTACTAATTGGCAGCGGTTACAGAAACTGCGATTTAATTGATTATGATAACATCAGAACCCGCTTCATGCACGATCTTGCTGCTAGCGGAGCCGCAGTCATTCTACGGAATGATTATCCCGAAAACGTGATGAGAGAAGGGAGTGTCATATCAGATGGTCAATTTTCAGAATACGTATACGTCCCAGCAGGCGGAACCAAAATGCCCATCACGTGCGAAGCTATAGAGAAAGGGCTTCACTATTTGGATGTTACAGATCCAAAGAAACTGAAAGAAGATCTT contains:
- a CDS encoding 3-oxoacyl-ACP synthase, with protein sequence MENKPIGIEAIGTYIPPERHTAEYISERSGTPVDIMKTKIGLKSKAVPAEGDHTVAMGVKAANVAIERAGIDPEKDLDMVIWAGEVYAEHPMQTYGIKFQGDIGAKKAWAFDINQRCGTIIVAMMVAKSMMRTHGYERVLIGSGYRNCDLIDYDNIRTRFMHDLAASGAAVILRNDYPENVMREGSVISDGQFSEYVYVPAGGTKMPITCEAIEKGLHYLDVTDPKKLKEDLDDVSMQNFLKVVDESLQKSGYTREDIDYLGLIRMKRSA